The Paenibacillus sp. RC334 nucleotide sequence TTGATCGAATGAATACGGAACGTTTTATAGCTTCGACGACGGCGGATTATGCGTCCTTGATGAGTAAGCTGAATAGCCGTCAAGGCTTTTCGAAAGCTGAGCAAAAATTATTGTCTGAGGTCATGGAGCAGCTGATGGATCATCCGAAAAATCAGGAATGGCTGCAACATTCCGGACAAAAGGGCGGATCTACCGAATATGTCCTCACCCTGGCCATGTATGCGACGGACAAGGAAGGACATTCGACGGAGATGGCGGTCTTCTTTAACGACCTGGACCCGCTCACGAATGCCTCCTTGCAAAATATGATGAATGAATTTAAAGAACGGCTATTGCGTGATGAATCGTTCAGAAAAGAAATCAATCAGCGCATTGGTGTACAGGTGGAAATGTAACCCCTACCCGTTGCCTTTTTGCTTGCGTTCCCGTAACAGAAATACAGAAAATACGGTGCGCCAATGATAGCTGTCACGATGCCTGCGGGAATTTCATACAGGGCAGAGGTGATCATATAACGAAAGGATAATCCCAACAGCCCGGTGACCACCAGCACTAAAAGGGATATGAAAAGGATTAGTTTTGTCTGAAAACGCATGTGCATTCACCGCCGTCAAGCAAGATATAGGTGCCGATTCGCCTGATTTTTTCTCCAACACGATCCATTTTACTGTATTACAGGAACGCCCGCACTTTTAATCTGTTGAATGAATGGTCTATAATAGAAATAGTTACATAATGTGAGGAGGAAAATATCATGATTATTATTCATGCTGATATGAAAGTTTTACCTGAAAAAAGAGAGGCTTTTCTGCAACAAACCCAAGGATTAATCAGCGCATCACAAGCCGAAGAAGGTAATGTACGCTACACGCTGATGCAGGATCTGAATGATGCCAACGCTTTTACCATGGTTGAAGAGTGGAAGGATGCTGCTGCTGTAGATTTCCATAACAAGTCTGCCCATTTCCAGGCATTTGTTGCCGCAGCTAAAGAATTGCTGGCCGCTCCGCTTCAAGTCAATGCTTTTCAGGATGCAACCAAGCTGTAATTAGCCCGTTTTCTAAATCATAATCAGGAACAGGAGGAGATAGACATGGGGAACATTGCGGATACAACTGTACTGAATAATGGAGTTCAGATGCCTTGGCTGGGTTTTGGTACGTACAAGGCGGAAGGCAATGAGGTCTACGAAGCAGTTAAAACGGCCATCGAGGTGGGCTATCGTCACATTGATACGGCGGCGATCTACGGCAATGAGGAACTGGTTGGACAAGCTATTCGTGACAGCGGGGCGGACAGAGAAAAACTGTTCATTACTACCAAGCTGTGGAATGAAGATCAGGGCTTTGATTCAACACTGCGTGCCTTCGAGGAAAACCGCAAGCGACTGGGTCTGGACATCATTGATCTGTATCTCATTCATTGGCCTGGCAAGGACAAGTACAAGGAAACCTGGAAGGCATTTGAGCACCTGTATGAAGAAGGAAGCGTACGCGCCATCGGAGTAAGCAACTTCCAAGTTCACCACCTCGAAAACCTCCTGAAAGACAGCAATATCGTACCTGCAATCAACCAAGTGGAGCTTCACCCGCGTCTGACACAGCAAGAGCTGCATCAATACTGCCGGGAGCACCAGATTCAGCTTGAATCCTGGAGTCCACTGATGAAGGGTAAATTGACCGAGCAAGCGGATATCGTTGAGATTGCTGCAAAATACGGCAAAACCTCGTCGCAGGTTATTTTGCGCTGGCATCTGGATCGGGGTATCGTGACGATTCCCAAATCTGTAACCGCACATCGTATCCGCGAAAATGCTGACTTGTTCGATTTTGAACTGACGGAAGAGGATATTAACCGAATCAACGCACTTCATCTTGATGAGCGTGTGGGCACTCATCCCGATAAGCTGTTGTTCTAGTTTTAGAATGAAATAGAACCTTCAATTCCACGTGCATCGTGGTTTTGGAGGTTCTTTGTTTATTTATGCATTGGGATCGTCTCATACGCTTTTGTCCGTCTGGACAGAGTTACTACGTCCTGCATGCCTACTTTTGGTTTAATTTGCGATAAAGGAGGAAGGAATAGAGTATGGGGGCGACGACGGATATAGCCAGTCCAGTAAGAAAAATGACCGTTCCCGCCACTCCATCGACCCATGCTGCCACCAAGCCTGAAGCACCCCCGAGCATCATCATAGGGCCGCCGAAACGGTGCGTTTTACGCCAAACCTCAGGATTGGACAGGGTCCAGGGTGTACGGATACCAAAGGTATAGTTTGGCTGTACCTGAGTCAAATAATTACCGAGCATCAGCAGCATCAGGCCTACCAACCCGCAAATTATAGTATTCATTTGCAGCAGTATGTTCAGGCTATACAGAAGCATGCCCCAACCGGCTACAGCGAGTACAACGGCAAGACCTGCACGTGTTACTTCGTAGGCTTTAGAAAATTTTTCGTAATTCGCTCGATTCGGGTCCATGTAGCGGGCTAACCGGAACAATAGCGGTATCAGGCCCATCAGCACCAGCATGACGATAGCGCCCGTTTTACCCATATATCTGTCAGCCGTATTGTCAAAGCTAAAATGGGAAGCCATCATGGCAGGAAGGCGGTCATACAGCAGCAAAGCCCCTATAGCGGGTGATAGGGCAATCAAAGTCGTCAAAACATCCGTAAAGCTCCATTTCATTCGAGATTTCATTCAGATTCCTCCGTATCCTTGATGTCATTCGCATTTTGTTTCGCAGGGGCATCGGAGTGGGCAATGCTGAACATCCAACCGATGACATCCGCGACAACCGTTGTATGCAGGGTGTAAATAATGTTTTGCCCTTGTCGCTCATCCAGCACCAGCGCGGCCTGCTTCAGGATATTCAGATGGTGGGAGATGCTGGGCTTGCTGATTTGAAAATGCTCAGCCACTTCGCCTGCGCTCATGCTTTTCTCTTTCAAGAGCTGTAATATTTTACGCCGGGTCGGATCAGCTAAAGCTTTGAAGGCATCATTCAAAATCCATTTCCTCCTTTAGATATTTAGATAATATTCTAAATATCTAAAGCAATAGTAAAATAGAGCTATGATACTTGTCAACGGATAAATACATCATTTTAGAAAAAGGTTTAGAGCAGGTTTGCTGATTTCGATTGTAAAAGGTCGGGAAGTTCGCTATAATTCATTTATATCAAAAATAAGAATCTTAATTTAAAATAAAAAAATTAGAGGAGGATATATATGAAACACGTATTCCGTAAAGGAAGTCATCCGCAGGCCCCGGTTATTTTGCTGTTGCACGGGACAGGAGGGAATGAACAAGACCTGATCCCTTTGGCTGATTTGGTAGCACCGGGAGCGTCTGTGTTAGGCGTAAGGGGAAATGTGTTGGAAAATGGGATGCCGCGTTTCTTCCGCCGTTTGGCAGAAGGGGTGTTCGACTTCGAGGATCTCGTATTCCGTACCAAGGAACTGAGTGAATTTGTGGATACGGCTGCGGAGCAATACGATTTTGACCGCAACAACGTTGTGGCTCTTGGGTACTCCAACGGGGCGAACATAGCGGCCAGCATGCTCTTTCACGATGCTAAGGCGCTGCGCGGAGCTATTCTGCACCATGCGATGGTGCCGCTGCGTGGGCTGAATCTGCCAGATTTGAACGGTGTCCCTGTATTTATGTCTTCCGGTGAGAACGACCCGATTGTTCCGGTTGCGGAATCCCGTGAGCTGCAAACCTTGCTGGAAGGCGCAGGCGCGCAGGTAGATGCACACTGGGAACGCAACGGTCACCAATTGACCCGTACCGAGGCCGAAGCCGCAGGCAAGTGGTTTGGTGAGCATTTTAATGCATAAAATGATCCGATAGCGTTCAAGCTACAGATTAGCGCTCCAGTGAGCGATTCCATGATTAGGAGGCGACAAACGAAATGGCAAAACCAGATAATCGAGCCGATAATGTTGAACATTTGCAACAAAGTATTCAGAATACACAGCAGAACCTGTATGAAGCTGAAGGGTATCTGAACGAATTTTCCTCTGAAATCAGTGACGAGGAGCGTAAGCAAATCGAAGAAAAAAATAATCGCCGTAAAGAAAGTATTAGATCGTTTCGAGAAGAAGTGAAGGACGAAGCAGCACATTCTCAAGAGTAGTTAAAAAAACGCGACCCAGCTCCGAGTTTCAATTCGAGTTGGGTCGTTTTTTATGCAAAAATCATCATAACCCCATTCAATTCATTTTCCCCCTATAATGCAATGTAGGCGCTAGTGTTGCGCTAAAAATGAATTTCTTATAAATAATGTTCTTGTAAACTAATTTGGCTTGATGTTAAATAGAAAAGAAAGCGCAATCATTTTAAGGAATCATCTTTTCATCATGCGAAGGGGGAAGGATATGCTGCTGCGAAGAAAAAGCATGGCGTTGATGCTCATGGCGGTGGTTCTGCTGGCTGGACTGCTGCAAGGCTGTTCTGGCAAGGCCGACGAACAGGATGGGCCGGGAACTGAACTGGTATTGTGGACGTTTAATGAATTGCATGAGAAGTTTTTTCTGCAAATGGCCGACCAATGGAACCAACTGCACCCTGATGAACCGATTATTTTGAAAGCGAATACATTTCCGTATGATAACCACCACAGCAAGCTGTCGATTGCGTTGCAATCAGGGGTGGGGGCACCGGATATTGCGGATATCGAGGTGAACAAGATCGGTAATTTCCTCAAAGGGATACCGCAACTGGTTCCGCTCAATCCGGTGATTGACCCGGAGCTGAAAAACATTGTGCCTTCCAGAGTACAGATTTACGGTAAGGACGGTAAGTATTACGGTATTGATTTTCATGTCGGAGCCGAAGTGATGTATTACAATAAAGAAATTTTGGATCAGGCGGGGGTAAACCCGGATTCCATTGTGACATGGGCAGATTATGCTGCGTCGGGCAAGCAAGTGCTGGCGAAGACAGGCAAGCCGATGGCGACCGTGGAGACGAATGACCTGTGGAATTACTGGCCGATGATCTCCCAGCAAAAATCGGATTTCCTGGATGACAAGGGCCAGCTGACACTGGATAACGAAACGAATATTAAAACACTTGAATTTCTCCAGCAAATGGTGAAGGACAAAATCGCCATTCCCGCGCCGGGCGGCGGACACCATATGGAGGAATACTACGGGTTTATGAACAAAGGAGGGGCCGCTTCGGTGTGGATGCCGATGTGGTATATGGGACGTTTTACGGATTACATGCCTGACCTGAAAGGGAAAATCATCATCCGACCGTTGCCAGCGTGGGAAAAAGGCGGCTCTCGTTCAGCGGGGATGGGCGGAACCGGTACGGTGGTCACGAACCAATCGAAGCACCAGGATCTGGCGATGCGTTTTCTGGCTTTTGCCAAGCTGTCCAAGCAAGGGAATGTAGAGATTTGGAAGCAGCTCGGCTTTGATCCGATCCGCAGTGAAGTATGGACGATGCCGGAAGTCAAAGCGAAGAATAAGTTTACGGATTATTTCGGAACGAATATTTTTGATACGCTCATTGAGGTAAAAGATGAGATCAATGCGGTGCATATCGGACCGAAAACGCCTGATATCGCCAGTGCAGTTCGCAATAAAATACTTTACCGAACACTGCTGAATGGCGAAGATCCGGCCACGGTGCTGCATGAGCTGGCAGATGAATTGAGATAGACCCTAATAGGAAAGGGAGTGAGATTCATGGCAACGCCCGTTCATACGAACGCAAATGTACCGACAGGTCAGCCGCCGAAGCCTCAGCGTCCGACCAGAAGCAGATGGAGCCGCTTTATTCATTCCAGCCGCACGGCGCCGTATGTGTTTGTCCTTCCGTTTCTACTGTCTTTTGCGCTGTTTTTTGCGTACCCGGTCATCTCGACAGTCATTATGAGCTTTCAGGAAGTGCTGCCTGGCATAACGACTTATGTCGGATTGGAAAATTATAAAGATTTGATCAATCCCACGTTTGGAAAAGCGATTCTGAACAGCGTCCTGTATACCTTGCTTACGTTGGTGGTGCTGATTCCGCTGCCGCTGGTGCTGGCGGTATTGCTGAATTCTCCTAAAATGCCGGGCAGAGGTCTGTTTCGCTCGGTGATGTTTATACCTGCACTGACCTCGGTGGTGGTCGCGGGAACGATTTTCCGGCTCATGTTCGGGGAATTGGACGGCTCGCTGATGAATTCCTTACTGGGTGCGTTCGGTCTGGAGCCGTACAAATGGCTGATGAACGCCAACACCGGATTTTTAGCGTTGATCGTACTGGCCTTGTGGAGATGGCTGGGCGTGAACATGTTGTATTACATGTCGGGACTGCAAAACATTCCCCCCGAGCTGTATGAAGCCGCACAGATTGATGGAGCCAGTCGCTTTGATTCCTTTTGGCGGATTACGATTCCGATGCTAAAACCAGTGACGATCTACGTATTTACGATTAGTATCTATGCGGGGTTGTCCATGTTTACGGAGAGCTACATGCTGTGGAACGGGAACAACTCTCCGAATGATATCGGCTTAACGATTGTCGGTTATCTGTACCGTCAAGGTCTGGAGCAAAACAGTATGGGCTTCGGAGCCGCAGTAGGCATTGTATTGCTCGTATTTACGCTGCTGCTGAACCTGGTCCAGCTCAAATTTTTTGGCTTGTTTCGGAAGGAGGACTAAGCGATGGTTCAGAAGCAAAAAGGCCCGTTATCCGCACTGCTCATTGTTCTGTTCATCCTGTTTGCCGGGTTTGCCCTGTTTCCGTTATTTGCCGTGACGCTGGCCTCGTTCAAGCCATCGACGGAGCTGCTGCGGTACGGCTTGAATCTCAAGCTGGAGTGGAGCATCATGTCCTTGAAAAATTACGCGTTCATCTTTCAGGGGACGACGGATTATTTTCAATGGTACTGGAACAGTATTGTCATAACCGTTTTATTCACGGTGTTATGTCTGATATTGTCCGCGATGGTGGGCTATGGACTGGAGATGTATCGGTTCAAGCTGAAAAATGTGATTTTTACGCTAGTGCTGGTCGTGATGATGATTCCAGTAGAAATTATTATGCTTCCACTCTATAAGCTGATGATCGGCATGAAGCTGATTAACACGGTATGGGGCGTCATTCTGCCATTTGTCGTTGCGCCGATTCCGATCTTTTTCTTCCGTCAATATTTGAGTGGGGTCCCGAAGGATTTTATGGATGCTGCACGGGTTGACGGCTGTTCGGAGTATGGCATTTTCGTGCGGATTATGATGCCTCTGATGGCGCCCGCATTCGCGGCAATGGCTATTTTGCAGGCGATGAACAGTTGGAATAACTTCCTATGGCCGATGATCGTACTTCGCACCAACGACATGCTGACGCTACCGATTGGTCTGTCCAGTCTGCTTACGCCGTATGGTAATAATTATGATGTGCTGATCGCCGGGTCGGTGCTGGCTATTTTGCCAATTCTCGTCGTGTTCCTGTTCTTCCAGCGTTACTTTATTGAGGGAATGACCGCAGGCGGGGTAAAAGGATAATCGTTGCGGTAATATGAATTGAGAGATTGAATAAAAGAAGCGTGTAACGTCAGGAAAAGCAGGTCGGGATTCACCCCGGTCTGCTTTTTTTTGAATATAATTGATTTTCATTCTCATTTTCATGCTCTATGACCTGCACAAGCTATAGGTAAACGTGGTATGATATTTGAAAGATTTCAAATACAGACATATTCAGGCGGAGCGTGGAGAACCTATGGAACCAACAGAAACCCAGAAAACCGATCCGGCCCCGATGGCGTCAACCGTCAGCATGGAGGATATTGTACGGGCGCATCATATGCTGCGTGAGGTCATTGTACGTACACCTTTGCAGCGGGATGCCGTCCTGTCGGCCAAATATAACTGTAACGTGTATCTCAAAAGAGAGGATCTCCAGGTCGTGCGGTCCTTTAAAATCCGTGGAGCCTACAACATGATTCGCAGCCTGACTCCCGAGCAGATGGAAAAGGGCATCGTGTGTGCGAGTGCGGGGAACCATGCGCAGGGTGTGGCTTTTTCATGTAATGCGCTGGGCATTCACGGCAAAATATTTATGCCGAGCACAACACCCAATCAGAAGGTGAAGCAGGTTCGTCGCTTTGGCGGCAACAGTGTGGAGGTCATTTTGACCGGGGATACGTTCGACGATGCTTATGATGAGGCCATAAAGGTGTGCAGCGAGCAGGAGATGACCTTTATCCATCCGTTTGATCAGCCGAAGATTATAGCAGGCAACGGTACGATTGCGATGGAAGTGATGGAAAGTTTGGATACGCCAGCAGATTATGTGTTCGTGACCATCGGCGGTGGCGGTTTGGCGGCAGGCGTAGGCACGTATTTCAAAACGGTCAGTCCATCCACCAAGGTAATTGGCGTAGAACCGCTTGGCGCGGCGTCGATGACGGAGGCGATGCGTTTGAACAAGGTGGTTACGCTGGAGCAAATAGACAAGTTCGTTGACGGAGCCGCTGTTAAGCGTGTCGGTCAGTTAACGTATGACATTTGTACACGTACCCTGGACGATATTGTGAAGGTGCCGGAAGGTAAGGCGTGTACTGCGATTTTGGAATTGTATAATGAAAATGCGATTGTAGTGGAGCCTGCGGGCTCGTTGCCTGTAGCAGCATTGGATATGTATCGTGAACAGATTCAGGGCAAAACGGTTGTTTGCATCGTCAGTGGTGGCAACAACGATATTGACCGTATGCAGGAGATTAAGGAACGGTCCCTGATTTACGAAGGACTGAAGCATTATTTTATGGTAAAGTTCCCGCAAAGAGCAGGAGCGCTGCGTGAGTTTCTTCAGGATGTGCTTGGACCGGACGATGACATCACAAGGTTTGAGTATACGAAAAAGAACGACAAGGAGAACGGCCCGGCGCTGGTCGGCATTGAGCTGTTTCACAAGGAAGACTACCTTCCTTTGATTGAACGAATGAACCGCAAGGGGCTCGAATATACGGAACTGAACAAAAACGAAAATCTGTTTAATATGCTGATTTAACAAGGGAGGAGCCTAGGGGCTCCTTTTTTGTACCAGGATTTTGCAAAATTCGATTCCAGTCGCTCCAGGATACATAACGTTATGCGTAGTTTATGAATTTCTTTTTATTTGAAATAAAGCGTTTACAAAACTGAAGTTGATAGGTTAATATATATGTAACTTCATAAGTATAAACACTAATGTAATAGTGTATTACCTGATTCTCATCATATAAAACGAATTTGGAGGTGCGTAAGAGTGTTGAAATCCTGGAAAAAATCAGTACAGGGTAAATTGGCTCGAACGGCGTTTGCTGCCGTAACCTCGGCTGCATTATTGCTATCAGTGGTGCCTTCGGCATCGGCAGAGCATTGGGCATTAACTGGTGATGTCGCGGTACATGATCCATCTATCACGAAGGAAGGCAATGCGTGGTATATTTTCTCTACGGGTCAGGGAATACAGGTACAAAGGTCGGATGATGGACGCAATTTTTACAGATTGCCGCAAATATTCCTGTCACCGCCATCATGGTGGAAATCGTATGTACCTAAGCAGAAGACTAATGATGTATGGGCACCGGATGCTCAAAAGTACAATGGACGTGTGTGGGTTTACTATTCCATTTCTACTTTCGGGTCACGCATTTCGGCCATTGGATTGACTTCAGCAACGAGCATTGGCGCGGGAAGCTGGAGAGATGATGGACTAGTGCTGCGTACGACGGATTCTAACGATTATAATGCCATTGATCCGAATCTGGTCATTGACGCTTCCGGTAACCCGTGGCTTTCCTTCGGTTCCTGGAACACAGGCCTGAAAATTACCCGTTTGGACAAAAATACGATGAAGCCTACGGGGCAGATTTATTCCATCGCGAAGCGTACCGCTGGCGGTCTGGAAGCTCCACATGTTACATACCGAGACGGTTATTATTATCTGTTTGCTTCTATTGATAACTGTTGCCAGGGTGTAAACAGTAATTACAAAATTATTTATGGTCGCTCCACCAGTATCACTGGACCTTATGTGGACAAGAGTGGTAAAAACCTGATGGATGGCGGTGGAACCGTATTGGATGCGGGGAATGACCGTTGGAAGGGACCGGGCGGTCAGTCTATTTATAACAATAGTGTGATTGCGCGTCATGCCTATGATGCGACTGATAACGGAAATCCAAAGCTGCTGATTAGTGATCTGAAATGGGACTCCGCAGGTTGGCCTACGTACTAAAAAATGTGGGCTACATGGAGTCATCCATATAGCGATCTCACATAGGTATATCCAAAAACTGTTCCTCCATAGGAGGAGCAGTTTTTGGCTTGCAATGTCATAGAAACATGCTATTATAAATCAAGTTGATAATAATTATCATTATCGCCATCGTCATGAGCGTTATGGTGGTTTCAGGTATGGAGGGAGTGACCTCACGAATGCAGTTTAAAGGCAGAGCAGATAAACATGCGGCTCGGACAGAAGGCACAGCTCCCGAAGTAGCCTTGGTAGCCCGTCCTTTACTCCGGGCGGGCCGGATTCGGCAGGCGCTGCTATTCATAGGTTCTGCTGTGTTGCTGGCCTTGGCTATGTTTGCCGCGATTTCCCTTGGAGCCAAGGACTTGACCTTAGGCACGGTATGGGCGGCGATATTTCACTATGATCGTTCATTGATGACACATCAGATCATTCATGAGCTAAGATTACCGCGTGTGCTGGGGGCGGCTGTCATCGGAGCTGCACTGGCGGTAGCAGGCTCTCTGATTCAAGGTATTACGCGCAATCCGCTGGGAGATACAGGTGTGCTGGGCATTAACGCAGGAGCGATGTTCGTGGTCGCTGTAAGTTTTGCCTTTTTCCCCAACCTTCCTTATGGGACGTTAATCGTATTGTCGTTCCTCGGGGCGCTGATGAGCACCTTGCTGGTATTTGGTCTGGGAGCTTCCGCGCCCGGGGGATTGACGCCGATGAGACTGACCGTATCCGGAGCAGTGACGGCTGCTCTGCTAGGCTCTATGACTTCGGGAATTGCGATTTATTTTAATCTGAGTCAGGATTTAGCCTTTTGGTATGCGGGCGGTGTCGCAGGAATCAAATGGTCACAGCTTGAGATTCTTGCGCCGATTTTGCTGATTGTGATCGCCTGGTCTATGGGGCTGGCACGCTCTATTTCCCTGATTTCGATGGGCGATGAGGTGGCGCTGAATCTTGGATTAAATCTCAAGCGTATCCGGCTGCTGGGTCTGCTGACCGTGGTGGTACTGGCCGGGTTGTCCGTGTCCGCAGCCGGGGCCATTGGCTTTGTAGGGCTGGTTATTCCGCATATTGCCCGCAAGCTGATCGGTGTGGATTATCGCCAGATCGTACCGCTGTCTGCGTTATTGGGAGCTGTGCTGCTGGTGTTGGCTGATTTGGGGGCGAGAATGGCGAATCCGCCCGAGGAGCTCGCTATTGGAATTATGGTGTCCTTTATCGGAGTGCCTTTTTTCCTCTTTCTTGCCCGTAAGGAAAGGAGGGATTTGTAATGAGTCGCTCTTTAGGAACCGGGGATGCAAGAAGGGCAAAGGCTTTGATCGTCTGCTTGGCTTTGGCGGCGATCAGCTTTGCCGTCATTGTATTGAGTTTGAATACCGGAACGATTCGTATTCCACCGCTGCGTGTGCTGGATACACTGTTTGGTGGTGGCAGCGGGCGTGATCATATCGTCCTGTTCGAATACCGTCTGCCGCGTATCGTTGTAACGGTACTGGCTGGGGCCGGATTAGGAGCAGCCGGAGCTGTTATGCAGGGCTTGTCGCGGAACGCACTCGCTGACCCGGGGGTGCTGGGGCTTCACGCGGGGGCTGCGTTGGGACTGGTGATGTTCGTCAGTTTCTTTCGCGATCTTGAAGGATCGGCAGCCGTGCTGATCCCCCTGTTTACTTTTGCAGGAGGTGTCGTGGCGGCGGTGCTGATTGTGCTGTTGTCCTATAATCGGAACAGAGGAATCGTGCCTGTGCGTCTGATCCTGTCCGGCATCGGTGTAGCCTCGGGCCTCAGCGCTATAACGCTGTATTGGTCCTTGCGACTCGATGAGGATACTTACGCGTTCACCGCACGTTGGTTGGCTGGCAGCGTATGGGGTCGGGACTGGATACATGCGGCGGCTTTGCTGCCGTGGATAGTTATTGTGTTGCCTTACGTTCTGTCACAGACGCGCAGCCTGAACAATCTGTCGCTGGGCGACGAGACGGCCGCTGGAATCGGGACAAGTGTGAAGCGTCAGCGTCTGTTGCTGCTGGGTGCAGCCGTGGCCCTATCCAGCGCCAGTGTGTCTATGGCTGGAGGTATTGGCTTCATTGGGCTGATTGCGCCTCATCTGGCTCGCCGTCTGGTTGGGCCAATGTACCAGCATTTGCTGCCAGTGGCCTGCTTTGTCGGAATCGTCATTTTGGTCACTGCGGATACGATTGGACGCTCTGTGTTCCAGCCGAATGCGATTCCGGCGGGTGTGGTGGTTGCTGTGGTAGGGGCTCCGTATTTTTTATTTTTGCTGTCCCGTACGAAATGACAGATGGAATAGGTACATAAACCAACAAGCTGAAGCTTTCTATAATAGATCATTTTATATGGAGCTTTTATGACATAGGAGGAATAGT carries:
- a CDS encoding iron ABC transporter permease, which codes for MSRSLGTGDARRAKALIVCLALAAISFAVIVLSLNTGTIRIPPLRVLDTLFGGGSGRDHIVLFEYRLPRIVVTVLAGAGLGAAGAVMQGLSRNALADPGVLGLHAGAALGLVMFVSFFRDLEGSAAVLIPLFTFAGGVVAAVLIVLLSYNRNRGIVPVRLILSGIGVASGLSAITLYWSLRLDEDTYAFTARWLAGSVWGRDWIHAAALLPWIVIVLPYVLSQTRSLNNLSLGDETAAGIGTSVKRQRLLLLGAAVALSSASVSMAGGIGFIGLIAPHLARRLVGPMYQHLLPVACFVGIVILVTADTIGRSVFQPNAIPAGVVVAVVGAPYFLFLLSRTK
- a CDS encoding iron ABC transporter permease, which translates into the protein MQFKGRADKHAARTEGTAPEVALVARPLLRAGRIRQALLFIGSAVLLALAMFAAISLGAKDLTLGTVWAAIFHYDRSLMTHQIIHELRLPRVLGAAVIGAALAVAGSLIQGITRNPLGDTGVLGINAGAMFVVAVSFAFFPNLPYGTLIVLSFLGALMSTLLVFGLGASAPGGLTPMRLTVSGAVTAALLGSMTSGIAIYFNLSQDLAFWYAGGVAGIKWSQLEILAPILLIVIAWSMGLARSISLISMGDEVALNLGLNLKRIRLLGLLTVVVLAGLSVSAAGAIGFVGLVIPHIARKLIGVDYRQIVPLSALLGAVLLVLADLGARMANPPEELAIGIMVSFIGVPFFLFLARKERRDL